From the Microtus ochrogaster isolate Prairie Vole_2 chromosome 8, MicOch1.0, whole genome shotgun sequence genome, the window ctgtcctggaactagctctgtagaccaggctggtctcgaactcacagagatccacctgcctctgcctcccaagtgctgggattattaaaggcgtgcgccaccaccgcccggcttcatctttttattatttatttgtttggtcgGTTTGgtttttcagaacagggtttctctgtgtaatagtcatagctgtccaggaactcactttgtagacctggctggcctcgaactcactgagatcctacctgcttctgcctcccaggtgctggaattaacggtgtgcgccaccaccgcctgggcacccttttattttgttttatttatttatttacttatttacttacttatttattttttttggtttttcgagacagggtttctctgtggttttggagcctgtcctggaactagctcttgtagaccaggctggtctcgaactcacagagatccacctgcctctgcctcccaagtgctaggattaaaggcgtgcaccaccactgcccagcacccttttattttttaaatgatttatttattttttatgtgtatgagtgctttgcttacatatatgtattagcaccatgtgtgtgcagtgcctgcagaggcccaCAAAAGGTGTTGAATCTCCTTGAACAAAAGTaactacagatagttgtgagctaccatgtgggtcctgggaactgagccctaggcctttgcaagagcagtgagttttcttaaccatggaaccatctctcaaCCCCCTCTAGTTTAGtgttcttgaaacagggtcttgctatgtagccctagtGGGCctgtaattcactctgtagattagaCTATCCTCCAATTTATAACAGTCCCTTAGCCTCTTCCCCAGACTCTGGAATTAGTGTTACATGCCACCAAACAAGGCTTTATGTTCCTTATTATACAGATATGTGTCCATATATTTCTAAAGCCTGGAGGCCTGTACCCCTCAAAAACAGTACAAGATCAAAGTCCCTTGATAAAGTGGCCTGACTTAGGCCCAGCCAGGTACTACTTCTCAATCACTTTCTCCTCATCTCTCTGAAAAGCAGAACCAGGGACTGTTAGGACCATAAGTGGTGACTTGGTCTAGGAACCTGCTAGAAGCCAGCGTTTCCTGGGACATCTGTCAACAGGGTTTCGAAGCCAGTTATGTACCAgtgaggaagtgggaggaaggggcacGTGCTGACAGCTTCTGGTGGCACAAATATTGcttgtggccttgttgaagcCTCACTGGCTAATAACCCTTTAGGTTCTATGGGTCACACCCCCCAAGAGTCCCTGTGTCATCTCTGGAGCTCCAGGTCAGGAGCCCACCCCGCTGAGGGCTCGGCTCAGCCTAGTTGACAGGCCAGTTGAGGGAGGAGCCTCAGCCCCAGCTTACAAAGGGCCTCCACCTTCCACGGAGGCAGAAGCGTGCAGTGTGCCCCATCCCTGCTAAAGCCCACCACTAGTCTCTCTAATACCAACCAGGTCTAGAGCTGAACACAGAGCTCATTTGCTTCTAGTCAGACAGCAAACACACAGCCGGGGCAAGTCAGTTCCCGCTAGGACCCTGCCTACACCTCCGTGACACCGCAAATggtgttctttgatttttaaaaaagactttagtCCTAATATCAAACTTaaattctgggggctggagagatggctcagtggttaagagcattgtcaagacttccaaaggtcctgagttcaattcccagcaaccacatggtggctcacaaccatctgtaaagaggtctggtgccttcttcaggcatgcacacagacagaatattgcatgcatagtaaataaataaacaaataaatatttaaaaaaaattctgcccgTGGAAGCTCGAAGAAGGTATatgattccctggagctgaagttacaggcagttagggGCTGCCCTATATGGACTCAGGAtgcagactcaggtcctctgggcaGACAGTATACACTCTTACCCACCGAGTCTCCTCTCCAGCGctggttagttgtttttttttgtttttttatttttttttttttttttttttttttcgagacagggtttctctgtggctttggagcctgtactggaactagctctgtagaccaggctggtctcaaactcacagagatccgcctgcctctgcctcccgagtgctgggattaaaggcgtgcgccaccatcgcccggctagttttttttaaatgaatgtttttaaatcTCTTATGTGTACGGATGTTCTTGcctgcgtgcatgcatgtgtgccatgtaCAGCCCTGGTGCCTACCGAGcagtgttggatcccctgcaagtggagttacagatggtcacaCAGAGCcgcatgtgggttctgggaactgactCTACATCCTCTggaggagtagccagtgcttttaaccgccgagtcccatctctccagccctgtgactCGTTTTTGACTCGCTATTGACTGAGTTTCATTGTGCTGTAGCCCACaccaacctggaactcactatgcagaccaggctagtcttgaactcttgtAGTCCTCACTGAAGCCTCTGGGGTCACAGGTATGAGCCCAGCACAGCCAGCTAGAACCTCCCCTGAGCTTCAGTAGCTTCTCTTATTTgtctggagacaggaactcactgtgtagctcttgctggcctggaatttactgtatagaccaggctgggctttagcttacagagatctgcctgcctctgtttcttcttcctgaaaTGCTGAGGTTGAAGGCATGTGTCTCCCTGGCCAGCTAGCTGCTTAACAGCTACACCCCTGACACCTCGTCAGTATGGTGACCTCCTTCTCTCCACATCTTCCCAGCCCAGTCCAGTCTACTCCAGGTCTGTGTCCTGGCTAAGGGCTCTAGGGCCTTTTTGGTCAAAGGCAGGGAGGGCTGCTTTGTGGCCTTAGAGAGGTGTGCTACGGAAGAGGGGGAGTCTCTGATGTTGGGTCTGTTTTAGAAAAATGCCAACGAGGTGACCCTCACCTGCAGCATCAGCTCctcactgtttgtttttttttttttgtgtgtgtgtatgttttggttttgattttcttttttttcctgtttatttatttattaaagatttctgtctcttccctgacaccgcctcccatttccctccccctcccccaatcaagttcccctcccttgtcagccagcccatagagctatcagggttccctgccacatgggaagtccaaggaccacccacctccatccaggtctagcaaagtgagcatccaaactgcctaggctcccacaaagccagtacgtgcagtcaGCTCCTCACTGTTTTGCTTACAGAATGAACCCTCATGGAGCCCCAGCCACTGCAAACATGGGCTCCTCCCTGGAATCAGGGAGCCCAGGAACCAGCCCACTCCCACTTGTCCTTGGGCACCTGCGCCTACTATCTTAGAAGGAGGGGCCGGTGCGGAGCTTCTCAGGCCTGATAATAAGAGAGGCAGTCTGTTCTCAACGGCAGCCAGATACTTGGCCAAACCCAGCCGTGTACGTGGGAGGCTACGAGCTGGCAGCAGGAGCCTCTGCCCTACTGTGATTATAAGCAGATTTTCCCAAGCTTAAACTCCACCCAGTCCCCTCCATGTCTTTCTTCACAGGCCTACTGCCTGGCTCCTTTTGACCTCATCAAAGTCCGTCTACAAAACCAGACAGAGCCGAGGATGAAGATAGGGAGCTCTGAACCCCGATACCGGGGGCCTGTGCACTGTGCAGCCTCCATCTTGAGAGAAGAGGGACCCCAGGGACTGTTCAGAGGATCCTGGGCCCTAGTGCTGAGGGACACCCCTACGTTGGGAATGTACTTTGTCACCTATGAAGGGCTATGTCGCCAGTACACACCAGAAGGCCAGAATCCCAgtaagtggggtggggtgggggtccaGCAGGCTAGGGAGGGAActaaggctggggagatgctctgTTCCAGTCTGACTCCAccctggcttcctctgctccaGGCTCAACCACAGTACTGGTGGCTGGCGGCTTTGCTGGCATAGCCTCCTGGATCACAGCCACGCCTTTTGATGTGATCAAGTCCCGGATGCAGATGGACGGGCTGAAGGGGAGAAAATACCGGGGGATGCTGCACTGTATGGCAAGCAGCTTCCGGCAGGAAGGAATACGGGTCTTTTTCAAAGGCATGACCCTCAATAGTGCCCGTGCCTTTCCTGTCAACGCCGTTACCTTCCTTAGCTATGAATATCTGCTGAGCTTGTGGAGATGAGCCTGGCCAGGCCGTGCCAGCAAGTCTACAACAGGAGCACGGCAGATAGATAGCAACTTGGAAAATCAAGCTAAAGAACCCAGCTAGCAGGTTCAAAAGCAAGAGGTGACATGCATCACCCAGAGTTAAGGAGTCAACTGGCAAGAAACCAATGAAGCTGGCCGTGTAAGGACTCCAAGACACACCCATCTCCAGCCCACCTCTTTCCAGAAAGCAGGGGCACAAGACACATACAAGTCAGCCAGGCCACCATGTCACAACTGCCCCTCTGAAGAGAGCTCTCAGGGATCAGTCACTGTCTTGGTGCCACCCAGTCAGGGGTTCAAACCATTCCCCTGGACAGGAGAATGACCTTTGCCTCCTCGTGTCCAGAAGCCTTCAGGGTTTCCATCATCTTCAGGGAAACCCAGGTCTCTAGCTCCTGGCTCTCCTGGCCCACTAGGTGGTCCTCTCTCTTGGTCACTTCCTGCTGTGGTCCCTCATGTCCCAGGAGTGCTCAGTGGGGTGTAGTTATTGTCCCTCCAGTGGCCTACTCTCCTCTGAGACCCAGGCAGAGCTGTCTCTAGGGTCCTTCCAGCCCTGTGGGGTACCCAAGAACCTCAGGCCTCCTCCTACCTCAACCACAGCTCTTGTGTGCAGGGCTTCATGGTTAGTTGTCTCGCTCCTGAGTCATTGTCTCTGAGAGTCTTGTGGTAAGGTTGTATTCCTGTCTCTTGAACAGATACATGCAATAAAGTTTTGTTTGCTGACATGCTGATGATCCCCTCCCATCTCTGCTCCCACCACATGCACGTCTGTCCATGCCCTGGCTCCtctccaggctgcctctgcctggccCACATCTCCTTACATTTGTCTTCTTATTTGCCTCAATTGttaaattagatattaaaactgtctgaggggctggaaagatggctcagtgattaagatcactggctgctcttccagaggacccagattcaaatcccagcacccacagggcagctcacaaccatctgttaaatcctcttctggcttctgtgggcattgcatgtacatggtacatatCTATACTTgggggcaaaacacccatacacataaaataataaagaaaatattaaaaaaaaaaactggatgagccgggtggtggtggtagcacatgcctttaattccagcagtcaggaggcagaggcaggtggatctctgagtttgaggccagcctggtctacagagtgaattccaggactggctccatagctactgagaaatccagtctcaaacaaacaaacaaacaaacaaacccaaaacacacaaaaaaaacccaaaaaatcaAAACTGGACAAGAGCTTGACAAtggcctttaatttcagcactcagggggcagaggcaggcagatctcccagttcaaggtcagactggtcaACAAAgcagttccagaacagcaggactatcatgtctcaaaaaccataaataaaaagaatagtcaGTTTACTCTTTCATGACTTCTCATAACTCAGAGAGTCCCCATTAGGGAAGGCcctatttactctttttttccccccaagatagggtttctctgtgtaacagtaacagtcctggctgtcctggaagtcactcagactcagagatctacctacctctgcctcccaagtgctgggattaaaggcatgtgccaccactgcccggttgaCATTTGTTCTTGATGAATGTCTTAACCTACTTCTGCTAAACACATGTGGCCCTCTCCCACCACAAGACATTGGCACACGTTCTTCTCTCTGAGGTGTACCTCCCCTTCTTTCAGCTCTAGGCTCTTTGAGATGTCTTTTAGTTTCCTTGGGCTGTGGGATGGTTCAGAAGTGCCTGGAGGGTTTGTTCAAGTACAGCTTGTGGAGTCTAACTTCAGTTTCTGACTCGGAAGGTTTTTGGAGGGTAAGTTCTCAGAGGAAGCTGTGGGTGTGGGCGAGGACCACTGGACATGTTTCTCATGTCACTGATTTTCTTCGGTCTGTAATTACATGTTCACCTCTGTCTTCTGTGATTCTGATTGTATCTGTCTCTCTAGCCCATGAACTCCATGGAGCAGAGACTCCACTCCTAATTGCTTGTCATTAAAACTAGAGCTGCAAAGAGTTGTCCAGGAGATGGTTTTGAGAGtctagggatgcagctcaggtggtagagtgcttgtgtGCACATTAAAGCCCTGGATTGCCAGTATCACATACCTGGGGCATGGTGACTTTatactgtaatcctagcactaggtaGATAGAggcaagatcagaagttcaaggttgttcTCGGCTAGGTAAgcgaccctgtctcagaaaaaaaaaaagttttaaaaaaatgagtgaatgaattgATGAACAAAAGCTGGTTTTCCTAATTCCCTCTCTGGAAGACCAGTACTCTAATGGTGCTATTTTCTATAAGCAACAAGATTTCAGATAATTATTACAAACAGCCGAAAGCCTTGCTAACTGATAAAGAATGAAGAAACTTCCCACGATCCCAGAAATAGAGGCTGTGAGGCCAGGATGTGGGGCTGAGGCTGCCTCCTAAGGTGAGTGCTGAATCCACCACCGGGTACACACAGAACCTTGTGgagagaacctggaaacaacgcaCTACACCTTAAGTTCCCAGACCATGGGAAAGTTGCATCCAAGACTCAGAAAGTGAGCAAGATCCCCAAAGGGCTCCACCAGTAAAAAAGCGGACTGGAAAAACCTCCAGTCaccaagaagaggaaagaaaaattgcTTCTCCCTCACAGACAGTAAAGTCTGGCTGTCCAGAGAACTGGGACCCATATGCTTGTGCCCTGGAGCCTGTCTCTGAGAAGCTAACAATGAGTCTTCTTCCTGCCCCCTTGTGACCAGAAGAAGCAACTACATGATAGTGTTCCTCAGGTTTAATCCCAAGGGTGATTTCCCCAACACAGACATAATAAACATGATGGAAATGAGCAGAGAGCCTAAATATATAtagctgtctctctccttcctttctctgagacagggtgtcacacCTGGCTCTGAATAGACATTTCTCCCAAAAAAGACACAGCCAGCAAGAGCTGGACAAGGAGCTGCTGGGCCAGGGTTGCACACCTCTAATCACAACaagctctgggaggcagaggcaggagaatctctgtgagctcgaggccagcatggtttacatagtgagtgccagcccaaccagagctacacggtgagaccctatctcgaaGAACAAAAACTACAATTGATCAACACACCAAACAAAAGAGCTGGGCAAAGTGGTACGCACCCGTACTCCACCATTCTGACATAGCAGGACGGAGAGCGCACGGCTAGTCTGGCTCAAACGAAAGGGAGCAGgggttttaaatgttttcaacacTACTAATTCTGAGAGAAATTAAATGATGGCTGTGGTGAGCTGTGGAGGGGTCTAGGAGTCTGTGTCGAGGGCAAACAAGAGGGTGTAACAGCtgtttctttctcactctgtACCTAGATCTGGAAGAAGTCATAGTTCAGAAcagtaattgatttttatttatttattttagtttttcaagatagagtttctctgtgtagccttggctatcctggaaatcactctgtagactaggctggtctcgaactcacaaagatccacctgcttctgcctttaatcccagcgttgggattaaagacatgtaccaccactgcccagctttttttgtatgtgtgtgatcgCTTTTTATGATTTATAGAGTTATTTTTCTGAGGAAGTTTTCCATCCGTTGCATGGCACACTTGGAGGTCTTGGGTTATTGGGTACTGTAAACAGTAcccaatgtaaaaataataaacctaaaaaacttaacaaaacttcccagttttttgtttttctgaagatttatctatttacttatttatttattatgcacacaatgttctgtctgcatgtatgcttgctcaccagaaggcaccagatctcattacagatggttgtgagccaccatgtggttgctgggaattgaactcaggacctctggaagagcagccagtgctcttaacatttGAGCCACCTCTTCacccctgtttttgtttttcaagacaggattgatctgtgcaacagtcctggctgttctggaactcgctttgtagaccagattggcctcaaactcacaaaggcccacctgcctctgcttcccaagtgctaagactaAAGGTACCAACTATGCTGGGCAAACTCtctaatcattaaaaaaaaaaaaagtcaaaagcacAAGGGCTTATGGTCGTGGTTTCATTTCCAGGACTGAATGAATGAACTGATATGCACCCTGTTCTCTTACATGACACCCCAGCGTATGTCCTCCCCACTCACAGGGAGCATACAGCCCCGCTCATAGTGCCAGTGACCGATAAACTAGACACGAAGCAGATAAGAGCCACAGGGTGTCTGCCAATATAAACAAGTTTTCAGTATAAAGAGTGACCTGGTCAGAGTACTAGACCTCAAATGGCCCTCAGTTAAGTGACCCACTAGAATGTCACACTGTGAACACCCATGGCCAGCCactgttgagacagggtcactgGGGGCTCTCAGAGCATCTTACCTCCACGAATTCCATACTCAGGGGTGTTCCCTCACTCCATTTTAGGCCTGCCATCCTTCCCACTTTTCTCTCTTCAGCAGTCTACGTATCGAAACTCACCCCTGGGCATATGAGATGGGTCAGGAGGGAAAAGCACTTGTCACAAAAGCCCAGAGACCTGAGtctgagtcccagaacccacagaaaggtgaaaggagagaagcaactccacaGAGCTGGCCTCTGCTCTCCAGACATGCATGGTagcatgtgcgtgcatgtttgtgcactccccgccccccacacaagtacatttaaaaaagaaacaaggttgggcatgggggcacacatctttaatccaaacactccagtttaaggccagcctggtctacagagtgagaccctgtctcaaaaacaaaacaacacccatacacaaacaacaaaaccagctcACCTCTGCTGGATTTCACTCAGCTTTGGGGCCAAAGTACTCTGCAGGAATCTGCCATCGCCTTTCTGGTCCTGCTTAGCAAAGACGTCACCTTTGCAATCTTGTCACATAGGAGGCCTTGATGAAAAGAACTGTGGTAAAATGAACAAATGGATGAGAAATGATAATGAATGACCGACCATTCCGGGCCTTACTTCTCTTGCCTGCCTCCGGCCACCGTACCACACACGATCTGACGCAGAATGGTAAGAGCTGCCAAATATCTTGATCAACTTTCCTTCTCATAAGCGTGCCCATGAGGAGGGTTCAAGTGTGAAGGAGTCTTCCTAACAGGAAGATTTCACCTTTTTCTCGGGTAAACCATGCTTTGAGAAACCGGGTGTGCCTCGGTTGGTACAGTACTAgctcagcatgcacaaaaccctgggttgaGCTTCATCCCCAATCACATAAATCAGGGTATGGTGgctgaagaaaacatgtttttgacCCCACTCTGCCTGTTGACTAGAACGTTAGGTGTTTTCCAACAGCCTGCAGGTGCTTCCCTGTCTTTCGCCTGTCTCGCCTTTGACATAACCAATCATAGTAAATGCCCTTAAAATGAGCCAATCCCTGCGTTTGACAAACAACCCACTGTACCCCTCCCTAAACATGTggttttttgcctttaaaagtagcctgtaaatcaggcggtggtggcgcacgcctttaatcccagcactcgggaggcagaggcaggcggatctctgtgagttcgagcctggtctacagagctNNNNNNNNNNNNNNNNNNNNNNNNNNNNNNNNNNNNNNNNNNNNNNNNNNNNNNNNNNNNNNNNNNNNNNNNNNNNNNNNNNNNNNNNNNNNNNNNNNNNaaaaaaaagaaaaaagtagccTGTAATTGCTAGTCGGGGCTTCTCTCCCTCGCCTGGCTGAGGAGCCCGTTTGCACAAATGAGAATAAACTTCCTCTTGCTTTTGTATCAACCGGACTGGTGAGTGGTTTCTTGGGGCGACCTTCCTGAGGAGTTAGCATCCTAGAGTTGGGGTCTAACAGTGACAAATccctttaatcttggcacttgggagAGGGAGGCAAGCAGATTAAGACATTCAAAATATCTtcagttacacagcaagttcaaggtcagcccagaCTACATGAGTCcccatttcaaaaagaaagaaaaaagaaaatccacaccCTGACCTTTCTGGTTAAAAGCTTTATTTCCAGAAGCAGACTTGGTTTTGACACAAAATTTAAGGGTTGGGACCACCTGTCAGGAAGTCCACCTTTCTCACTTCCGGCCTTTCTAGACTAACCCTCTGCAGGGCTCGCCTAGAATCTCCACAGCCCAGATCCCCCCTCTTGAGACCCCATCTGTAGAGACTCCAGGGTCTGGGCTTGAATAACTTTTACGCTGACCTTCGACTCTGTGTCCCCGCTCCCTTCCCTTCTACACCCTCCACATGTTATTTCCACAGGAAAGAGCCAGTCTGCCTCTGGAGAGGCGTTTCCATGGGAAACAGGAGAGGGCAATTctgcaggccaccatgcttcCTCACAGACAGCAGAGCTGCTCCACCTCCACCTCACAGTCGTAAAATTTTTCAAAGAGCTCTGGAGAGGTGCTG encodes:
- the Slc25a45 gene encoding solute carrier family 25 member 45 produces the protein MPVEEFVAGWISGAVGLVLGHPFDTIKVRLQTQNTYRGIVDCILKTYRHESVLGFFKGMSFPIASVALVNSVLFGVYSNTLLALTATSHQERRAQPPSYTNIFIAGCTGGVLQAYCLAPFDLIKVRLQNQTEPRMKIGSSEPRYRGPVHCAASILREEGPQGLFRGSWALVLRDTPTLGMYFVTYEGLCRQYTPEGQNPSSTTVLVAGGFAGIASWITATPFDVIKSRMQMDGLKGRKYRGMLHCMASSFRQEGIRVFFKGMTLNSARAFPVNAVTFLSYEYLLSLWR